From Roseateles sp. SL47:
GCCGAATCGCTGCAGGTGTTTGCGCCGCTGGCCAACCGCCTGGGCATCTGGCAGATCAAATGGGAGCTGGAAGACCTGTCCTTCCGTTTCCTGGAGCCGGAGCACTACCACCAGCTCGCCAAGGGCCTGCATGAAAAGCGGGTGGAGCGTGAGCAGTCGGTGGAGGCGGTACGGTCCTCGCTGGAGCAGTCGCTGCAGGCCCAGGGCCTGCAGGCGGAAGTGCAGGGGCGGCCCAAGCATCTCTACAGCATCTGGAAGAAGATGCGCGGCAAGGGCCTCTCGCTGGAGCGGGTTTTTGACCTGCGGGCGCTGCGTGTCATCGTGCCCGAGGTGGCCGACTGTTATGCGGTCCTGGCCCGGTTGCATGAATGGTATCGGCCGGTGGATGGGGAGTTTGACGACTACATCGCCCGGCCCAAGCCCAACGGGTATCAGTCGCTGCACACTGTGGTGATTGCCGCAGATGGACGCCCGATGGAGGTGCAGATCCGCACCCGCGCCATGCATGAGCATGCGGAACATGGCGTGGCCGCGCATTGGGCCTACAAGGAGGCCGGCACCAAGGGCTATGCCGGTGTCACGGCCGCTGGCGAATTTGAAGAACAGGTGGCGCAGGCACGTAAAGCCGTGCTGCGGCAATTGCTGGCCTGGGAGCGCGATTTCATCGCCGAAAGCGGCCCGGCCTTTGATGACCGCATTTATGTGTTCACGCCGCAGGCGAATGTGGTGGAGCTGTGCGCCAATGCCACGGCGGTCGACTTCGCTTATGCGCTGCACACGGACCTGGGCCACCGCTGCCGGGGGGGCAAGGTGGATGGCCAGATGGTGCCGCTGAACACGCCGCTCAAGAGTGGCCAGACGGTGGAAATCGTGGCGCTGCGTGAAGGCGGCGGCCCATCGCTGGACTGGCTCAATCCTGAGCTGGGTTATTTGCAAAGTGCGCGCAGCAAGGCCAAGGTTCGGGCCTGGTTCAATGCGCAGGCGCAGGCCCAGACCATCGCCAAGGGCCGTGAGCTGGTGGAAAAGCTGCTGCAGCGAGAGGGCAAGACCGCCATCAAGCTGGAAGACCTGGCGGGTCGCCTCGGGTTCCGCAATGCCGATGCCTTGTTTGAGGTGGTCGGCAAGGACGAGTATTCGCTGCGCAACATCGAGACCCTGCTGCGCCCCCCGGTGCAGGACCCCGATGACGATGCGCTGCTGGCGCAGCGTCACACCCGGGGGCCCGCGACCGATGGGCGCGCCCCCAAGGGAGGGGTGCTGGTGGTGGGGGTGGACTCGTTGCTGACCAGCCTGGCCCGCTGCTGCCGCCCGGCACCGCCGGACGTCATCACTGGGTATGTCACGCGGGGCAAGGGCGTGGCCATCCATCGGTCGGATTGCGCCAATTTGCGGGAGATGGCGCGCGGCGCTCCGGAGCGGGTGATTGCCGTTGCCTGGGGAGAGCCCGCCATCGACAAGGGGGGCAAGGCGCCGCAATATCCGGTGGACCTCGTTGTGGAAGCGGTAGACCGGCCTGGATTGCTGCGCGATGTGCTGGAGCTGTTTGCCAAGGACAAACTCAGCGTGATTGCGGTCAACCAGCAAAGCGGCAAAGGTAAGCCGGCAAGGTCCGACCTCTCGCGCATGAATTTCACCGTGGAAGTGAGTGATGCGCAGCGGCTGAACCAGACACTGGCGGCATTGACGCAGGTGTCGGGCGTGCGGAGCGCTCGCCGACGATGACGGTACTGGCCGTGCGCAACAGTATGAGGCGTACGCTAATCGCGCAGATCTTCTTGTTTTGTCGCACAACCTCAATTTCCGGGCTATACTGCGAAGCTCTTCAGGCGCATAGCTCAGTTGGTTAGAGCACCACCTTGACATGGTGGGGGTCGTTGGTTCGAATCCAATTGCGCCTACCAGAATTCCGACCCCGGTCAATCGCTGCCACGCAGCAGATTGCCGGGGTTTTCGCATTTCTAGTTCGGCCTTGCGATGTTCATGATTCTCGCGAGGCGAGGCGAGGCGAGGCGAGGCGAGGCTGGCCTGGCCACGCCTGGTCTAGCCTGGTCGTAGGCCGCGCCAGATGGAGTGGATCAGGAATGCATCAGGAATGGATCAGCCGTTTACGCGCGGCGCGGCGCGGCGGGCGGAATGAGGAATGCCGGCTGCCAGGTGCCAGGTGCCAGGTGCCAGGTGCCAGGTGCAGAGTTCCTCATGTCGGTCGCCGAAGCGATGAATTGCGGGTTGAAGGGTTGCCGGGTTGTCGGGTTGTCGGGGTGATTTGATCATCCTCAACAGCTTTCAACGCTGATGAGTCACCGATTTTGTTGACGCTCGCAAAAAATCAGCCATTTCCAGCGTCTTTATCATTCATGGCGACCTGCGGGCATCACTCCTCGCAGATCGTCCCCCGTCCCCCCGTCCCCCCCCTTTCCCCATCTCCGCTCACCCGGATTCACCTCCGCACAGTCCTCCCATGTTGTCTTCTGCTGGCCTGGCATCGCTTCGCACGCTTGCACGGTATGCCGCTGCCATCGGGTTATGGGGGATGGGCTGGGGCGCTCGGGCCGCCCTGATTGGCGTCCTGCCGCCGCAAGGCTTCCCGTTTCTGACATTCTTTCCGGCGGTGATGCTGGCGACCTATCTGTTCGGCATCGGCCCGGGCCTCCTGTGCGCCGCGCTGAGTGTGGCGGCCGCCTATGCGTCGTTCTTCCCGCACCGTCCGGATGGTTTTCTGGCCCTGGACAGCGGCGACCTGATCGCCCTTGTGTTTTTCAGCTCGATCCTGGTGATCGACTGCCTGATTCTTCATTTGCTGGCCCGCTCCAAACAGCTGGCCGCCCAGCGCGAAAAGGATCTGGTGGAGATCACCAACAATTCGCCGGACATCCTGACGAGATTCGACCGGCAATATCGCCATCTGTTTGTCAGCGGCGCGGTGGTGCGCCTCACCGGCCGGCCGGTGTCCGATTTTCTCGGCAAGTCCAATCTGGAGATGGGCATGCCACCGGAGCTCTGCGCGCAGTGGCACGCGTCTCTGGAAGCTGTGTTTCGCACGGCAAAGCCGCTGACCTTGAAGTTCGACTACGCCGGGCTCACCTTTGCCACCCAACTGGTGCCGGAATTCAGCGATGTGGATGGCAGCGTGAAGTCGGTCCTGGGAGTCACCCGCGATGTGAGCGAGGTGGCTCGCCATGAGCGCGCACTGGAGGCCAATGATCGCCTCAAGGACGAACTGCTCGCCACCGTGGCCCATGAATTGCGCAATCCCATTGCGACCATGAGTTCCGGCCTGCAGGTGCTGGAGCGCGAACCCGGCTTGTCCAGCTCCGCCGCGCGATCGCTCGCGGCGATGCGGCGCCAGACCCATCAGATGACGCGGCTGGTGGGCGACCTGATGGACCTCACCCGGATTCGCGCCCGTCTGCTGGACATCTCCCAAACAGAACTCGAGCTGCGGCAGATCATCGATGCCGCCGTGGAATGCTGTCATGAGTCGAGCATGCGCAGCCAGAGCCAGATCCACCTGGCGTGGCCGGACGCGCCGATGTGGGTGATGGGCGACGCGGGACGGCTGATCCAGGTCTTCACCAACCTGTTGTCCAACGCCATCAAGTTCAGCCCGGACGGCGCAAGCGTGACGGTCAGCGGCAGCACCTCCGGCCCG
This genomic window contains:
- a CDS encoding RelA/SpoT family protein encodes the protein MKTELGLRAEHAAPIVALLDGDLPSRLPSAEPVRAEAVDPIQRARAFAEPLLADHRLDTGEPALEHADGVAAILAGVGAAPSMRAASYLVYAGDYLNKPEEIVAKAFGDSDASLVSHTRRLVQIQRAAREAKVEEQRRQEQTELVRKMLLAFSRDLRVVLLRLASRLQTLRWFAASKTACPRELAAESLQVFAPLANRLGIWQIKWELEDLSFRFLEPEHYHQLAKGLHEKRVEREQSVEAVRSSLEQSLQAQGLQAEVQGRPKHLYSIWKKMRGKGLSLERVFDLRALRVIVPEVADCYAVLARLHEWYRPVDGEFDDYIARPKPNGYQSLHTVVIAADGRPMEVQIRTRAMHEHAEHGVAAHWAYKEAGTKGYAGVTAAGEFEEQVAQARKAVLRQLLAWERDFIAESGPAFDDRIYVFTPQANVVELCANATAVDFAYALHTDLGHRCRGGKVDGQMVPLNTPLKSGQTVEIVALREGGGPSLDWLNPELGYLQSARSKAKVRAWFNAQAQAQTIAKGRELVEKLLQREGKTAIKLEDLAGRLGFRNADALFEVVGKDEYSLRNIETLLRPPVQDPDDDALLAQRHTRGPATDGRAPKGGVLVVGVDSLLTSLARCCRPAPPDVITGYVTRGKGVAIHRSDCANLREMARGAPERVIAVAWGEPAIDKGGKAPQYPVDLVVEAVDRPGLLRDVLELFAKDKLSVIAVNQQSGKGKPARSDLSRMNFTVEVSDAQRLNQTLAALTQVSGVRSARRR
- a CDS encoding ATP-binding protein, encoding MLSSAGLASLRTLARYAAAIGLWGMGWGARAALIGVLPPQGFPFLTFFPAVMLATYLFGIGPGLLCAALSVAAAYASFFPHRPDGFLALDSGDLIALVFFSSILVIDCLILHLLARSKQLAAQREKDLVEITNNSPDILTRFDRQYRHLFVSGAVVRLTGRPVSDFLGKSNLEMGMPPELCAQWHASLEAVFRTAKPLTLKFDYAGLTFATQLVPEFSDVDGSVKSVLGVTRDVSEVARHERALEANDRLKDELLATVAHELRNPIATMSSGLQVLEREPGLSSSAARSLAAMRRQTHQMTRLVGDLMDLTRIRARLLDISQTELELRQIIDAAVECCHESSMRSQSQIHLAWPDAPMWVMGDAGRLIQVFTNLLSNAIKFSPDGASVTVSGSTSGPLHTVVVSDHGAGIEADMLYTVFEPFVQAPAGRSRQTGLGIGLALVKTLVDVHGGKVWATSDGPGQGASFFVQLPVAPR